A genomic window from Helicobacter suis HS1 includes:
- a CDS encoding RNA-guided endonuclease InsQ/TnpB family protein, producing the protein MLIAYKQKLYNSSKNKQIDRLLRLYGICYNHCIALHKRYYRLYKKHLNFYTLKKHITKLKRTARFAFLKTLGSQTLQELVGRIDKAYKKFFKKQGRPPRFKKVANYQSFTFSQCGYKIQDNIISFNGYRFKFVKTYDLAGKPKTLTIKRDNLGDYFLCLVCETEDNLKPAGGNSVGLDFGLKTFLTCSNGTQIPSPLFFSKFLPLIRACSRSLSKKKRGSHNRLKARLKLARLHRKVQNLRKDFFYKIANSLAKQYATIFIEDLNLKGMVKLWGRKINDLAFGEFVAILERKTQVVKIDRFYPSSKTCSSCGEVKEDLSLKDRIFNCPSCGFSLDRDLNASINIHRVGASTLGGEAVRPA; encoded by the coding sequence ATGCTCATCGCCTACAAGCAGAAACTCTACAATTCAAGCAAGAACAAGCAGATAGACAGACTCTTGCGTCTTTATGGCATTTGCTACAATCATTGTATCGCTTTGCATAAGCGGTATTATAGGCTCTATAAGAAGCACTTGAATTTCTACACTTTGAAAAAGCACATCACCAAGCTAAAGAGAACAGCACGCTTTGCTTTTTTGAAAACTCTAGGCTCTCAAACCTTGCAAGAGCTAGTAGGGAGGATAGACAAGGCTTATAAAAAGTTTTTTAAGAAACAAGGCAGACCGCCTAGATTTAAAAAGGTGGCCAACTATCAGTCTTTCACATTTTCACAATGTGGTTATAAAATCCAAGACAACATTATCTCTTTTAATGGCTATCGCTTTAAGTTTGTCAAAACCTACGACCTTGCAGGCAAACCCAAGACCTTAACCATTAAAAGAGATAATCTAGGCGATTATTTCTTGTGCTTGGTGTGCGAAACAGAGGATAACCTTAAGCCCGCAGGCGGTAACAGCGTGGGGCTTGACTTTGGGTTAAAAACTTTTCTCACATGCTCTAATGGCACACAAATCCCATCGCCTTTATTTTTCTCTAAATTCTTGCCTTTGATCCGTGCTTGCTCTCGCTCCCTATCCAAAAAGAAAAGAGGCAGTCATAACCGCCTAAAGGCTAGGCTAAAACTTGCTAGATTGCACCGCAAAGTCCAAAATCTTAGAAAAGACTTTTTCTACAAGATTGCTAATAGCCTAGCCAAACAATACGCCACTATTTTCATTGAAGATTTGAACCTGAAGGGTATGGTTAAACTTTGGGGGCGCAAGATTAATGATTTGGCTTTTGGTGAGTTTGTGGCTATCTTGGAGAGAAAAACCCAAGTGGTTAAGATTGATAGATTCTATCCCAGCTCTAAAACTTGTTCTAGCTGTGGGGAGGTTAAAGAGGACTTGAGCCTCAAAGATAGAATCTTTAATTGCCCCTCTTGTGGGTTTTCTTTGGATAGAGATTTAAACGCAAGCATTAATATTCATAGAGTGGGGGCATCCACTCTTGGAGGAGAAGCTGTAAGACCCGCCTAG
- a CDS encoding site-specific integrase, giving the protein MRVYTRKDQLYAEYYTEEGKRVRKSLGLKDTESNRAKLDHQLEDRIKAAQARKRFIDPLETPLSTTLEEFKERYIGYKQSSQYSIANRLKAIVKLLDVDVHMPTAKLNHEHMKNFYKGLVENNYNTNSIVHLTTLLKSLLDFSVSRGQLEKTPYYKQKILIAPAPKKIEVFSLDQVLEILRACDQPYLKTYLSIAFFSGMRVEEILALQWGDIDFKNHTININKALNGLGQVTTPKTANSIRVIDMLPIIEKRLKEFSLFMDVINNDTPIFGTNPKLQAIMAKQWARLLESLELQHIKLYSTRHTFASIMLERGEEPLWVSSTLGHKNLQITYKVYAKYIPQQHKPRATFLEGVEI; this is encoded by the coding sequence ATGCGCGTTTACACACGCAAAGACCAGCTATACGCTGAATACTACACTGAGGAGGGCAAGAGAGTTCGCAAGAGCTTAGGGCTAAAAGATACTGAGAGCAACCGCGCTAAGCTAGATCATCAGCTAGAGGATAGGATCAAAGCTGCACAGGCTAGAAAAAGATTTATTGATCCACTAGAGACTCCCCTTAGCACAACGCTAGAGGAATTCAAGGAACGCTACATTGGCTATAAGCAAAGTTCACAATACAGCATAGCAAACCGCCTAAAAGCCATTGTGAAGTTATTAGATGTAGATGTACACATGCCTACAGCTAAGCTAAACCATGAGCATATGAAAAACTTTTATAAGGGCTTGGTTGAGAACAACTATAACACTAATAGCATTGTGCACTTAACAACCCTACTAAAAAGCTTATTAGACTTTAGTGTAAGTAGAGGCCAGCTAGAAAAGACCCCCTACTACAAGCAAAAAATCCTAATTGCTCCTGCTCCTAAGAAAATTGAAGTCTTTAGCCTAGATCAAGTGCTAGAGATACTAAGAGCATGCGATCAGCCATACCTAAAGACCTACCTAAGCATAGCCTTCTTTAGCGGTATGAGAGTAGAAGAGATACTAGCCTTGCAGTGGGGAGATATAGACTTTAAGAACCACACAATCAACATCAACAAAGCCTTAAATGGCTTAGGGCAAGTAACCACCCCTAAAACAGCTAATAGTATCCGTGTGATAGATATGTTACCCATTATAGAAAAGCGCTTGAAAGAATTTAGCCTATTTATGGATGTAATCAACAACGATACCCCCATATTTGGCACTAATCCTAAACTACAAGCGATCATGGCTAAGCAGTGGGCTAGACTACTTGAAAGCCTAGAGCTCCAACACATTAAGCTTTATAGCACACGGCATACCTTTGCTAGCATCATGTTAGAAAGAGGCGAAGAGCCCTTATGGGTGAGCTCTACACTAGGGCATAAGAACTTACAGATCACCTATAAGGTTTATGCCAAATACATTCCACAACAACACAAACCCAGAGCAACATTTTTAGAAGGAGTAGAAATATGA
- a CDS encoding helix-turn-helix domain-containing protein, with amino-acid sequence MILRNYNLDTSVVEIPLEIFSAGLSCKALGVLTYIYSLRKTPSIETLAERLEESQTEILKALEELEQRHFLKIHPEGLYPDKPDYYLTYSP; translated from the coding sequence ATGATCTTGCGCAACTATAACTTAGATACTTCAGTAGTAGAAATCCCCTTAGAGATATTTAGCGCGGGGCTAAGCTGCAAGGCTTTAGGGGTGCTAACCTACATCTACAGCCTTAGAAAAACCCCCAGCATAGAAACACTAGCTGAAAGACTAGAGGAAAGCCAAACAGAAATACTAAAAGCCCTTGAGGAGTTAGAACAAAGACACTTCCTAAAAATCCACCCTGAAGGCTTATACCCAGACAAACCAGACTACTACTTGACATACTCCCCATAG